Proteins encoded within one genomic window of Prosthecobacter fusiformis:
- a CDS encoding autotransporter-associated beta strand repeat-containing protein, with the protein MLFLSWIASLIFSLPGLVKGAAVTWNGGGADNNWGTALNWGGQLPLSGDSLFFGGALRLTAANNLTADTQFAGITFNADAEAFTLSGNRIILGGDVTNNSTFLQTLSLAMLMQATRTFDAAAGSLTLSGILSGDGGLTKIGTQTLTLSGTASNTYTGLTSVEAGILRLDKTSNRNAVAGNLDIRNGGKVTFARSHQLADTTVVTVSGLGSVFNGQGTNSMLTSNLTETIGGLTMTGGSFNAGSGSNWTIDGAGSFTGGSENTIFVGNSSARLTFGSLSLTNMPATAGGTVPTNNSFTLYGNSPTLGIITIKEGGLFLDGSRLNLRGGNSEAAGSKLVLNSDVTVTGTTASAIWEDTAGGRTGMVRVELGGDADPVERVFDVSGGGASLTINVEITNGASLEAGLTKTGAGRLTLSGDRANSYSGLTRVNGGELVLNQSDNVIAVAGDIIVNSGGTLTMAADEQIANTAGITVNTGGTISGWLTTETIAYYTQNGGGLTASDNSGQVTITGALTLSGGNTFTINSLPGSAIAPHFQARSVVLTGANILIGGNNGTGNPRTALTVGSDGLSMAGRTITLYRGNSGVTLNLNGDFSGTGNNFILVSNSGTIEPHIDLGNAVRIFDITSGTTDISVGIVGNGGITKTGNGTLTFTGYLPKTYTGTTTVSGGILDLDQTAGTDAITGPLVIATGGTLLLSQNEQIANTTGITVQGGTISGFTTQETLAYYTQETGGFLASGNRGDLTVLGTVKLLGGRDMTINSGGADAPVWEFYAAELTGAGMLVGGNNGVGNPKTSLTIGEGGLTLGGRTITLNRGNAGVEMHLLGNLTATGTNSITTGSSGAVEAELHLGTGTRTFQITSGTTTIGVKAMGAAAIEKTGNGTLVMNTASTYSGGTTISAGTLRILNTTGSATGSGAFILASPAILTGNGRIASAADMDITVNGTLTIGAPSQTAGNALTLSTSGMGSLEIGGRVNIDLFSGQQSGVLNAATTADMLVLEGADGLTLGAGAILSISTSIAIDAENSAGWVEGTSWQVIDWSGLTGGVTGSFSNLTGSQVANFPQLPDLSPLGFFWDVSNLYTTGVITVVIPEPSRLFLVFVGIGALGMRRRRVV; encoded by the coding sequence GTGCTCTTTCTATCTTGGATTGCATCGCTGATCTTCTCATTACCTGGTTTGGTCAAAGGGGCTGCTGTCACCTGGAATGGCGGCGGGGCGGATAACAACTGGGGCACGGCTCTCAACTGGGGCGGCCAGCTACCCCTGAGCGGTGATTCTTTGTTCTTTGGTGGTGCCTTGCGCCTGACTGCGGCCAATAACCTCACTGCGGATACTCAATTCGCTGGCATCACCTTCAATGCAGATGCGGAGGCCTTCACCCTTTCGGGAAACCGCATTATTCTCGGCGGCGATGTAACCAATAACTCCACTTTTCTCCAGACCCTCAGCCTGGCCATGCTGATGCAGGCCACACGCACCTTTGATGCGGCAGCAGGGAGCCTGACCTTGAGCGGTATCCTCAGTGGAGATGGGGGCCTCACAAAGATCGGAACTCAGACGCTCACTCTTAGTGGCACCGCCTCCAATACCTATACCGGTCTAACCTCCGTCGAGGCCGGGATTCTGCGGCTGGATAAAACCTCCAACCGCAATGCGGTAGCTGGGAATCTAGATATCCGCAATGGTGGCAAAGTGACCTTCGCTCGCTCTCATCAGCTTGCGGATACCACGGTGGTCACCGTTAGCGGCCTGGGCAGTGTCTTTAATGGCCAGGGAACCAATTCGATGCTGACTTCAAATCTGACCGAAACCATCGGCGGTCTGACCATGACTGGCGGCTCGTTCAACGCTGGATCGGGTTCCAACTGGACGATCGACGGTGCAGGGAGTTTCACTGGCGGAAGCGAGAATACCATCTTTGTCGGAAACAGCAGTGCTCGCCTGACTTTTGGCAGCCTCAGCCTCACTAATATGCCCGCTACTGCGGGCGGTACAGTGCCAACAAACAACAGCTTTACCCTCTATGGAAACTCACCAACCCTCGGCATCATCACCATTAAAGAGGGTGGTTTGTTCCTCGATGGATCGAGGCTGAATCTTCGCGGAGGGAATTCGGAAGCTGCTGGTAGTAAACTGGTGCTTAACAGTGATGTCACCGTGACTGGAACCACGGCTTCAGCCATCTGGGAGGATACGGCGGGTGGAAGAACCGGCATGGTGCGTGTGGAACTGGGCGGTGACGCAGATCCTGTGGAGCGTGTCTTCGATGTCAGCGGTGGAGGGGCCAGCCTAACTATCAATGTGGAAATTACCAACGGGGCTTCTTTGGAGGCGGGGTTGACGAAGACAGGGGCTGGAAGGCTTACTCTTTCCGGTGACCGGGCTAATAGCTACTCAGGGCTGACCCGCGTCAATGGGGGAGAGCTGGTTCTGAATCAATCCGACAATGTAATCGCTGTGGCTGGTGACATTATTGTCAACTCTGGCGGCACCCTCACGATGGCGGCGGATGAACAGATCGCAAATACAGCGGGTATCACGGTGAATACCGGGGGGACTATTTCCGGCTGGCTGACCACTGAAACCATTGCCTACTACACACAGAATGGCGGCGGCCTAACAGCTTCCGATAACAGTGGTCAGGTCACCATCACAGGTGCACTGACTCTGAGTGGAGGCAATACCTTCACCATCAACAGTCTGCCCGGCTCAGCCATTGCTCCGCATTTTCAGGCTCGCAGCGTTGTCCTCACCGGGGCGAACATTTTGATCGGTGGCAACAACGGCACGGGGAATCCACGCACGGCTCTGACCGTTGGCAGTGACGGCCTCTCCATGGCGGGACGCACCATTACCCTGTATCGTGGCAATTCAGGCGTCACTCTCAATCTCAACGGTGACTTCTCTGGTACAGGGAATAATTTTATCCTGGTTAGCAACAGTGGCACCATTGAGCCGCACATCGATCTGGGGAATGCCGTCCGCATCTTTGATATCACCAGCGGCACCACCGATATCAGTGTCGGCATCGTGGGGAATGGGGGTATAACCAAAACTGGAAATGGAACTCTGACATTCACGGGATACCTGCCCAAAACCTATACCGGCACGACAACGGTGAGCGGCGGCATTCTGGACCTGGATCAAACAGCGGGCACGGATGCCATCACGGGACCTTTGGTGATCGCCACAGGTGGCACACTATTGCTCAGTCAAAACGAGCAGATCGCCAATACCACAGGCATAACTGTCCAGGGCGGAACCATTTCAGGATTTACCACACAGGAAACATTGGCCTACTATACCCAGGAAACGGGAGGTTTTCTTGCTTCCGGTAATAGGGGGGATTTAACGGTCCTTGGCACGGTCAAGCTTCTCGGCGGCCGTGATATGACGATCAACAGCGGCGGCGCGGATGCCCCGGTGTGGGAGTTTTATGCGGCGGAATTGACCGGGGCGGGAATGCTGGTCGGTGGGAACAATGGAGTGGGCAATCCTAAGACGAGTTTAACTATCGGTGAAGGTGGCCTCACTCTGGGCGGCCGGACCATCACCCTCAACCGGGGCAATGCCGGGGTGGAAATGCATCTGCTGGGTAACCTCACCGCGACAGGTACCAATTCCATCACCACGGGTTCCTCGGGTGCCGTGGAGGCTGAACTGCATCTGGGCACTGGCACACGCACTTTCCAGATCACCTCCGGGACGACCACGATCGGGGTGAAGGCGATGGGGGCTGCGGCAATCGAAAAGACCGGTAATGGCACTCTAGTAATGAATACCGCCAGCACCTACAGCGGCGGCACCACCATCAGTGCGGGCACATTGCGCATTCTCAACACAACTGGCAGCGCCACCGGTAGCGGTGCCTTTATCCTGGCATCTCCGGCCATTCTGACTGGCAATGGTAGGATCGCTTCAGCGGCGGATATGGATATCACCGTCAATGGCACACTTACTATTGGTGCGCCGTCGCAGACGGCAGGTAATGCGCTCACATTGAGTACGAGCGGCATGGGTTCGCTGGAGATTGGCGGCCGGGTAAACATCGATCTGTTCAGCGGTCAGCAGAGTGGTGTACTGAATGCCGCCACTACTGCGGACATGCTAGTCCTGGAAGGAGCCGATGGTCTGACGCTGGGGGCAGGTGCTATACTGAGCATCTCCACGAGCATTGCCATTGATGCGGAAAATTCAGCAGGATGGGTGGAAGGCACTTCTTGGCAGGTGATCGACTGGAGCGGTCTAACTGGAGGTGTAACTGGGTCTTTTAGCAATCTGACGGGATCTCAGGTGGCCAATTTTCCCCAACTGCCGGACCTGAGTCCCCTCGGCTTCTTTTGGGATGTCTCCAATCTTTATACCACTGGCGTCATCACGGTCGTCATTCCTGAGCCTTCGAGGTTGTTCTTGGTGTTCGTCGGAATCGGCGCACTGGGCATGCGCCGCCGACGGGTTGTGTAA
- a CDS encoding MlaA family lipoprotein has translation MKPGSTTLRLLFLSVIPFLTDCATKSQPAPPADAPVVDAADAVDELDDYGATVAVSDPLEGLNRATFKLNDGIYNFVFRPVAKGYEFVAPTPVRKGLGNFFDNVKFPIRFVNSGLQGKFGRAGKEAQKFGVNTIAGFGGFIRQSDKIPALTAVPKEDTGQTFGRWGVGTGPYLVLPILGPSNLRDAVGYAGDYVLNPTHWGLFMKGDTNDWAWIPGTVDTIQSSPDLLYYYDESCKNSVDPYLSVRSTYMQNRDAAVKE, from the coding sequence ATGAAGCCTGGATCCACCACCCTCCGCCTGCTTTTCCTCTCCGTCATTCCGTTTTTGACGGACTGCGCTACCAAATCCCAACCTGCACCTCCAGCGGACGCCCCTGTGGTTGATGCTGCGGATGCTGTGGATGAACTGGATGACTATGGGGCCACCGTCGCAGTTTCAGATCCTCTTGAGGGTCTGAACCGGGCCACCTTCAAGCTCAATGACGGTATCTATAACTTTGTCTTCCGTCCAGTCGCCAAAGGGTATGAATTCGTTGCCCCAACCCCCGTCCGCAAGGGCCTGGGCAACTTTTTCGACAACGTCAAATTCCCCATCCGTTTCGTTAATAGCGGTCTCCAGGGCAAATTTGGCCGTGCAGGTAAGGAAGCTCAAAAGTTCGGCGTGAATACCATTGCTGGATTTGGTGGATTCATCCGCCAGTCAGACAAGATCCCCGCCCTGACCGCTGTCCCCAAAGAGGATACCGGTCAGACCTTTGGCCGCTGGGGTGTCGGTACAGGACCTTATCTTGTCTTGCCGATACTTGGACCAAGCAATCTACGCGATGCTGTTGGTTATGCAGGAGACTATGTCTTGAATCCCACCCACTGGGGTCTGTTCATGAAGGGTGATACCAATGACTGGGCCTGGATTCCTGGCACCGTAGATACCATCCAGTCCAGCCCGGACCTCTTGTATTACTATGACGAGTCCTGCAAGAACTCCGTGGATCCATACCTCTCCGTCCGCAGTACTTACATGCAGAACCGGGATGCAGCGGTGAAGGAATAA
- a CDS encoding MlaC/ttg2D family ABC transporter substrate-binding protein: protein MNRRSFFALIALTPFLAGPVHASTAEAQQRLKTAVNEVLAVSNSVSSRSALAEKARPVLQKHISFETMTRRAVGVGWRQFSGDQQKKAVQLFTTLVIRTYSGKFTPGESATVNFKTALAPAAGRVDVPTDLIYKGSRYNVTYRMEQESGWRIVDVVIEGVSMVANYRAQLDASFKKGGATAVISSLEQSVSRP from the coding sequence ATGAACCGACGTTCCTTTTTTGCCCTTATCGCACTGACGCCATTTCTGGCGGGGCCTGTGCATGCATCCACCGCAGAAGCTCAGCAGCGTTTAAAAACGGCTGTGAATGAAGTGCTCGCTGTTTCCAATAGCGTTTCCAGCCGCAGTGCCTTGGCAGAAAAAGCCCGGCCTGTTTTGCAAAAGCACATCAGCTTTGAAACCATGACCCGCCGAGCGGTGGGTGTCGGCTGGCGCCAGTTCAGTGGTGACCAGCAGAAAAAAGCCGTGCAGCTTTTCACCACCCTGGTGATCCGCACTTATAGCGGCAAGTTCACTCCGGGTGAAAGCGCCACGGTCAATTTCAAGACGGCTCTCGCCCCGGCCGCTGGCCGCGTGGATGTCCCGACGGATCTGATCTATAAGGGCAGCCGTTACAACGTCACCTACCGCATGGAGCAGGAAAGCGGATGGCGCATTGTCGATGTCGTCATCGAAGGCGTCAGCATGGTGGCCAATTATCGTGCCCAGCTTGATGCATCTTTTAAGAAAGGGGGGGCGACCGCTGTAATTAGCTCTCTCGAACAATCTGTCTCTCGCCCCTAA
- the mlaD gene encoding outer membrane lipid asymmetry maintenance protein MlaD — protein MKQTKLEFLVGVFVLLGLAAIAYLTVKLGGGSLLGGDTYALEARFSSVSGLNTGSSVLVAGVPVGRVEAIRVEPSEYTAIVSFRVMSDLRLPTDSMASIKTTGLIGDKYVALSPGADETFLKAGERITMTESSVDIESLIGKMAFGSVSEETEKAPPP, from the coding sequence ATGAAACAGACCAAGCTCGAATTCCTCGTTGGAGTCTTTGTCCTCCTCGGTCTTGCCGCCATCGCTTACCTGACGGTGAAGCTCGGCGGCGGCTCCTTGCTGGGAGGGGATACATATGCTTTGGAGGCCCGGTTCAGCAGTGTCAGCGGTCTGAATACTGGCAGCAGCGTCCTAGTCGCTGGCGTGCCCGTCGGGCGGGTGGAGGCTATCCGCGTGGAACCTTCCGAATACACCGCCATTGTCTCTTTCCGCGTGATGTCCGACCTGCGTCTTCCCACAGATTCCATGGCTTCGATTAAGACAACCGGTCTGATTGGTGATAAATATGTAGCACTTTCACCCGGTGCAGACGAAACTTTCCTGAAGGCTGGCGAGCGAATCACAATGACGGAGTCTTCCGTTGATATAGAATCGTTAATCGGAAAGATGGCCTTCGGTAGCGTCTCAGAAGAAACAGAAAAAGCTCCTCCTCCATGA
- a CDS encoding ABC transporter ATP-binding protein, with product MVTPSQNLLLQVQGVHKRFGDNVVLAGADLDVPRGSVVTVMGRSGTGKSVFLKCLADVIRPDSGSICFDGRPLETRDAKTRMEFRRRCSFLFQSNALFDSLTALENVALPLEQTLDLSDKEIRERSLEALRQLELEAHHDRYPSQLSGGMQKRLALARAIVTRPELVLFDEPTAGLDPLRRNAVFVMIAKYQRQFGFTAVVVTHDVPEALISSDRVALLDQGRMHFQGTPAEFRVSSDPVVTSFRDNTTALSASLTAIRSGETLPSQDS from the coding sequence ATGGTTACCCCTTCCCAGAATCTGCTGCTTCAGGTGCAGGGCGTTCATAAACGCTTTGGTGATAATGTGGTGCTCGCTGGGGCAGATCTGGATGTCCCTCGCGGCAGCGTAGTTACTGTCATGGGACGCAGCGGCACCGGCAAATCCGTCTTCCTCAAATGCTTGGCCGATGTCATTCGCCCCGACTCAGGCAGCATCTGTTTTGATGGCCGCCCGCTGGAAACCAGGGATGCCAAAACCCGCATGGAGTTTCGCCGACGTTGCAGTTTCCTATTTCAAAGCAACGCTCTGTTTGATTCCCTGACCGCTTTGGAAAACGTCGCCCTGCCTTTGGAGCAGACCTTGGATTTGTCTGACAAGGAAATCCGCGAGCGCAGTCTCGAGGCCTTGCGCCAGCTAGAATTGGAGGCACATCATGACCGCTACCCCAGCCAGCTTTCCGGCGGCATGCAGAAGCGTCTGGCCCTGGCCCGCGCCATTGTCACCCGGCCTGAACTGGTGCTTTTTGACGAACCCACCGCCGGTCTGGACCCTCTGCGCAGAAACGCCGTTTTTGTTATGATCGCCAAGTATCAGCGCCAGTTTGGCTTCACCGCCGTCGTTGTCACTCACGATGTGCCTGAGGCGCTGATCTCCAGTGACCGCGTCGCTTTGCTGGATCAGGGCCGCATGCATTTTCAAGGCACACCCGCAGAGTTCCGGGTCTCATCCGATCCTGTAGTGACAAGTTTCCGCGACAATACCACCGCCCTGAGCGCTTCATTGACCGCCATTCGCAGTGGCGAAACTCTTCCATCTCAAGATTCATGA